Proteins from one Mycobacterium adipatum genomic window:
- a CDS encoding heavy metal translocating P-type ATPase: MTDLRAPDARTARSTRRSPWSLPSVRWAAAALFLFVLGLLAQLLGAPEIIWWTMYLACYAAGGWQPGLDGLRELAARRLDVDLLMVLAAVGAASIGQVFDGALLIVIFATSGALEDVATGRTADSVRALLDLAPQTATVLDGGIERVIAAAELQVGDRILVRPGERIPADAAVRTGASDVDQSSITGEPLPVGVGVGDEIFAGTVNGGGVLQASVIRDPSDSVVARIVTLVTAASATKARTQLFIEKVEQRYSVVMVAATLALFIVPQLFGEDMRSALLRAMTFMIVASPCALVLATMPPLLSAIATAGRHGVLVKSAVAMEQLATVDTVAFDKTGTLTTGRPRVVSAPSPEVLAMAAAAEQYSEHPLGRAIVAHARAGGIDIPGAVGFHAVPGCGVRATVRSRLVEVVNPGAAPGPVTPEVAALQRSGATAVVVVIDGVPAGVIGLRDTARPAARDAVRALSGLTVHRPVLLTGDNAGAAAHLASEIGIDDVRADLLPDQKVDAVRGLPGRVLVIGDGVNDAPAMAAAHASMAMGRSGADLTLQTADAVTVRDDLAAVAAVVALARRARRMVIANLAVAATFIVVLVAWDLFWYLPLPLGVAGHEGSTIIVALNGLRLLRRRAWPVR; this comes from the coding sequence ATGACGGACCTTCGAGCACCAGATGCGCGCACAGCCCGGTCGACGCGGAGGTCGCCGTGGTCGCTGCCCTCGGTGCGCTGGGCCGCGGCGGCACTGTTCCTCTTCGTTCTCGGGCTGCTCGCCCAGTTGCTCGGCGCGCCGGAAATCATCTGGTGGACAATGTATCTCGCGTGTTACGCGGCGGGAGGCTGGCAACCCGGGCTGGACGGACTCCGGGAGCTGGCCGCCCGGCGACTCGATGTCGACCTGTTGATGGTGCTGGCCGCCGTCGGTGCGGCCTCGATCGGGCAGGTCTTCGACGGCGCGCTGCTGATCGTCATCTTCGCCACCTCGGGTGCGCTGGAGGACGTTGCCACCGGCCGAACCGCGGATTCCGTGCGGGCCCTGCTGGACCTCGCGCCCCAAACCGCCACCGTGCTCGACGGCGGCATCGAGCGCGTCATCGCGGCGGCCGAACTGCAGGTGGGGGACCGCATCCTGGTCCGGCCCGGCGAGCGGATCCCGGCCGATGCCGCGGTACGCACCGGGGCATCGGACGTCGACCAGTCCTCCATCACCGGGGAGCCGTTGCCGGTCGGGGTCGGTGTCGGTGACGAGATATTCGCGGGCACCGTGAACGGGGGCGGGGTGTTGCAGGCCAGCGTGATTCGCGACCCCTCCGACAGCGTGGTGGCGCGCATCGTAACGTTGGTGACGGCGGCGTCCGCCACCAAGGCCCGCACCCAGCTGTTCATCGAAAAGGTGGAACAGCGCTACTCGGTGGTGATGGTGGCCGCGACGCTGGCCCTGTTCATCGTGCCGCAACTGTTCGGTGAGGACATGCGCTCGGCATTGCTGCGCGCGATGACCTTCATGATCGTCGCGTCACCGTGTGCGCTCGTGCTGGCCACCATGCCACCGTTGCTGTCGGCCATCGCCACCGCCGGACGGCACGGCGTGCTGGTCAAATCGGCCGTCGCGATGGAACAACTGGCGACGGTGGACACCGTCGCCTTCGACAAGACCGGCACGCTGACCACGGGCAGGCCGCGGGTGGTGAGCGCGCCGTCGCCGGAGGTGCTGGCGATGGCCGCAGCGGCCGAACAGTACAGCGAGCATCCCCTCGGGCGCGCGATCGTGGCCCACGCTCGTGCCGGCGGCATCGACATCCCGGGGGCCGTGGGCTTTCACGCGGTACCCGGATGCGGGGTGCGAGCCACCGTCCGGTCCCGCCTCGTCGAGGTGGTCAATCCGGGTGCGGCACCGGGACCGGTGACGCCCGAGGTGGCCGCCTTGCAGCGCAGCGGCGCCACCGCGGTGGTGGTGGTCATCGACGGGGTGCCCGCCGGGGTCATCGGGCTGCGGGACACCGCACGACCCGCCGCGCGGGACGCGGTGCGGGCGCTGTCGGGGCTCACCGTCCACCGGCCGGTGCTGTTGACCGGTGACAACGCAGGGGCTGCAGCGCATCTGGCGAGCGAGATCGGCATCGACGATGTGCGCGCGGATCTGCTCCCGGACCAGAAGGTCGACGCGGTGCGGGGCCTGCCGGGCCGGGTGCTGGTGATCGGGGACGGTGTGAACGACGCCCCGGCGATGGCCGCGGCACACGCGTCGATGGCGATGGGCCGCAGCGGCGCCGACCTGACCCTGCAGACCGCGGACGCGGTGACCGTGCGCGACGACCTGGCGGCGGTGGCCGCGGTGGTGGCCCTGGCGCGGCGGGCACGGCGGATGGTGATCGCCAACCTGGCTGTCGCCGCCACGTTCATCGTGGTGTTGGTGGCGTGGGACCTGTTCTGGTACCTACCATTGCCGCTGGGTGTCGCCGGTCACGAGGGCTCCACGATCATCGTGGCCCTCAACGGGTTGCGGCTGCTGCGCCGTCGCGCCTGGCCGGTCCGGTAA
- a CDS encoding lytic transglycosylase domain-containing protein produces MQTRRVRWWRVAAVLTATLLLLASSCSFQTGSPIPDGVPPPRGAPVPEIDTNAPGRPADQLSDWAAELAPAIGIPAKALEAYAYAARVAQVVNPKCNLAWTTLAGIGMVESHHGTYQGAAIAPKGDVRPPIRGVQLDGTLGNMQILDTDNGVLDGDPNLDRAMGPMQFIPETWRLYGVDANNDGVISPDNFDDAALSAAGYLCWRGKDLSTPRGWMEALRAYNLSNQYARSVRDWATAYAERHPR; encoded by the coding sequence GTGCAGACCCGACGGGTTCGTTGGTGGCGGGTGGCCGCGGTGCTGACCGCGACACTGCTGCTGCTGGCCTCCAGCTGCTCTTTCCAGACCGGTAGTCCGATCCCGGACGGGGTGCCGCCGCCGCGTGGTGCGCCGGTCCCCGAGATCGACACCAACGCGCCCGGGCGGCCCGCCGACCAGCTCAGCGACTGGGCCGCCGAGCTGGCGCCCGCCATCGGTATCCCGGCCAAGGCGCTGGAGGCCTACGCCTATGCGGCGCGGGTCGCCCAGGTGGTCAATCCCAAGTGCAACCTGGCCTGGACGACGCTGGCCGGCATCGGGATGGTGGAGAGCCATCACGGCACCTATCAGGGCGCGGCCATCGCGCCCAAGGGCGACGTGCGCCCACCGATCCGCGGCGTCCAGCTGGACGGCACCCTGGGCAACATGCAGATCCTGGACACCGACAACGGCGTGCTGGACGGGGACCCGAACCTGGACCGGGCGATGGGCCCCATGCAGTTCATCCCGGAAACCTGGCGGTTGTACGGGGTGGACGCCAACAACGACGGCGTCATCAGCCCGGACAACTTCGACGATGCCGCGCTGTCGGCGGCGGGCTATCTGTGCTGGCGGGGCAAGGACCTGTCCACCCCGCGGGGCTGGATGGAGGCGTTGCGCGCCTACAACCTGTCCAACCAGTACGCGCGCAGCGTGCGGGACTGGGCCACCGCCTACGCCGAGCGTCACCCACGCTGA
- the eno gene encoding phosphopyruvate hydratase, with protein sequence MPIIEQVGAREILDSRGNPTVEVEVALIDGTIARAAVPSGASTGEHEAVELRDGGSRYGGKGVEKAVEAVLDEIAPAVIGLSADDQRLVDQALLDLDGTPDKSRLGANAILGVSLAVARGAAESAGLPLFRYVGGPNAHILPVPMMNIINGGAHADTGVDVQEFMIAPIGAATFKESLRWGAEVYHSLKSVLKKQGLSTGLGDEGGFAPDLPGTKAALDLIGSAIEAAGFKVGTEIALALDVAATEFHTEGTGYAFEKETRTAEQMAEFYAGLLDAYPLVSIEDPLSEDDWEGWVALTAAIGDRVQLVGDDLFVTNPERLEEGIDKGAANALLVKVNQIGTLTETLDAVALAHNSGYRTMMSHRSGETEDTTIADLAVAVGSGQIKTGAPARSERVAKYNQLLRIEEALGDAARYAGDLAFPRFAVESK encoded by the coding sequence GTGCCCATCATCGAACAGGTCGGAGCCCGCGAGATCCTCGATTCGCGTGGTAACCCGACCGTCGAGGTCGAGGTGGCCCTGATCGACGGAACGATCGCCCGGGCCGCGGTGCCCTCGGGCGCCTCGACCGGCGAGCACGAGGCTGTGGAACTGCGCGACGGCGGCAGCCGCTACGGCGGCAAGGGCGTCGAGAAGGCCGTGGAGGCCGTGCTCGACGAGATCGCCCCGGCGGTCATCGGGCTCTCCGCCGACGACCAGCGCCTCGTCGACCAGGCGCTGCTGGACCTGGACGGCACGCCGGACAAGTCGCGCCTCGGCGCCAACGCCATCCTTGGTGTTTCGCTGGCGGTGGCGCGCGGCGCCGCCGAGTCGGCCGGTCTGCCGCTGTTCCGCTACGTCGGCGGCCCCAACGCCCACATCCTCCCGGTGCCGATGATGAACATCATCAACGGCGGCGCGCACGCCGACACCGGGGTCGACGTCCAGGAGTTCATGATCGCGCCCATCGGTGCGGCCACCTTCAAGGAGTCGCTGCGCTGGGGTGCGGAGGTGTATCACTCGCTGAAGTCGGTGCTCAAGAAGCAGGGCCTGTCCACCGGTCTCGGTGACGAGGGTGGTTTCGCCCCGGATCTGCCGGGCACCAAGGCCGCGCTGGACCTGATCGGCAGCGCCATCGAGGCAGCGGGCTTCAAGGTCGGCACCGAGATCGCACTGGCCCTGGATGTGGCCGCCACCGAGTTCCACACCGAGGGCACCGGGTACGCCTTCGAGAAGGAGACCCGCACCGCCGAGCAGATGGCCGAGTTCTACGCCGGCCTGCTCGACGCGTACCCGCTGGTCTCCATCGAGGACCCGTTGTCCGAGGACGACTGGGAGGGTTGGGTGGCGCTGACCGCCGCCATCGGCGATCGGGTGCAGCTGGTCGGTGACGATCTGTTCGTCACCAACCCCGAGCGCCTGGAGGAGGGCATCGACAAGGGCGCCGCCAACGCGCTGCTGGTGAAGGTCAACCAGATCGGCACGTTGACCGAGACGCTGGATGCCGTTGCGCTGGCCCACAACAGCGGCTACCGCACCATGATGAGCCACCGCTCCGGTGAGACCGAAGACACCACCATCGCCGATCTTGCGGTCGCGGTGGGCAGCGGTCAGATCAAGACCGGTGCGCCGGCCCGCAGTGAGCGGGTGGCCAAGTACAACCAGCTGCTGCGTATCGAGGAAGCCCTCGGCGACGCCGCCCGTTACGCCGGTGACCTCGCCTTCCCGCGCTTCGCGGTGGAGAGTAAGTAA
- a CDS encoding ArsR/SmtB family transcription factor yields the protein MGHGVEGRTPAVTSLDSASAVKVAETLQALASPNRLLILTRLRQSPCTVTELSAAVGMEQSAVSNQLRLLRALGLVAGDRAGRNIVYRLFDNHVAALLDEAVYHIEHLRLGARDNTA from the coding sequence ATGGGACATGGCGTGGAAGGACGCACCCCCGCGGTAACGTCACTGGATTCGGCGTCCGCGGTCAAGGTGGCCGAAACCCTACAGGCTCTCGCGTCGCCGAATCGGCTGCTGATCCTCACCCGGTTGCGCCAGTCCCCCTGCACGGTGACCGAGCTGTCCGCTGCGGTCGGGATGGAGCAATCGGCGGTATCCAACCAGTTGCGCCTGCTGCGCGCCCTGGGGCTGGTGGCCGGCGACCGTGCCGGCCGCAACATCGTCTACCGACTCTTCGACAACCACGTCGCGGCGCTCCTCGACGAGGCCGTCTACCACATCGAGCATTTGCGCCTCGGCGCCCGCGACAACACCGCCTGA
- a CDS encoding FtsB family cell division protein, whose amino-acid sequence MPDAKRPDPRRRGPAPRPGKAGGAGRPRAASRREPRAIESREGRQAREADELETGAAAPDSGPDTVAEAIRRSVAESSEQQSDQRFGSAARRAAILAAVVCVLTLTIAGPVRTYFAQRTEMNQLKTVEAQLRSQIADLEQQKIKLADPVFIAAQARERLGFVMPGDIPYQVQLPPGAAAPPVTGPDAPEVVSSDPWYTSLWHTIADAPHGVSPVITPAPAPGEAPPSPAPAGG is encoded by the coding sequence ATGCCCGACGCGAAACGGCCCGATCCGCGCCGCCGCGGCCCTGCCCCCAGGCCGGGCAAGGCGGGCGGAGCGGGCCGTCCGCGCGCGGCGTCGCGGCGGGAGCCGCGCGCCATCGAGAGCCGGGAGGGCCGTCAGGCTCGGGAGGCGGATGAGCTGGAAACCGGTGCCGCCGCACCGGATTCGGGACCGGACACCGTCGCCGAGGCGATCCGCAGGTCGGTTGCCGAATCCTCCGAGCAGCAGTCCGATCAGCGTTTCGGCTCGGCGGCGCGGCGAGCGGCGATCCTCGCCGCCGTGGTGTGCGTGCTCACGCTGACCATCGCCGGCCCGGTGCGCACCTATTTTGCCCAGCGAACCGAGATGAATCAGTTGAAAACCGTGGAAGCACAGTTGCGTTCGCAGATCGCGGATCTGGAACAGCAGAAGATCAAGCTGGCCGATCCGGTCTTCATCGCGGCCCAGGCCCGGGAACGGCTGGGCTTCGTGATGCCGGGCGATATTCCGTACCAGGTGCAGCTGCCTCCGGGTGCGGCCGCCCCGCCGGTGACAGGACCCGATGCCCCGGAGGTGGTATCCAGTGACCCGTGGTACACGTCGCTGTGGCACACGATTGCCGATGCCCCGCATGGGGTTTCGCCGGTGATCACGCCGGCGCCCGCACCGGGCGAGGCCCCGCCGAGCCCCGCACCCGCCGGTGGTTGA
- a CDS encoding Ppx/GppA phosphatase family protein, translating into MRVGAVDCGTNSIRLLIAEPSADGRLRDVHREMRIVRLGQGVDATGEFAPEALARTESALSDYVDLMREHGVGGVRMVATSAARDAGNRDEFFAMTARLLGSVAPGAVAEVITGTEEAQLSFRGAVGELDAGAAPFVVVDLGGGSTELVLGTDAGVTAAFSADIGCVRIKERCLHSDPPTAAEIDAARAVVRERLAEALSVVEVGAAHTWVGVAGTFTTLAALAHRLPVYDPAAIHLSRTGFSDLLAVCADLLEMTAEQRLALGPMHEGRADVIPGGAIIVQELTRVLAERAGLGELVVSEHDILDGIALSIA; encoded by the coding sequence ATGAGGGTCGGCGCGGTCGACTGCGGTACCAATTCGATTCGTCTGCTGATCGCCGAACCAAGTGCGGACGGACGGCTACGGGATGTGCATCGCGAGATGCGCATCGTGCGGCTGGGCCAAGGTGTGGACGCCACCGGTGAGTTCGCACCGGAAGCCTTGGCGCGCACCGAGTCCGCGCTCTCTGATTACGTTGACCTGATGCGCGAGCACGGGGTGGGCGGGGTCCGCATGGTGGCGACCTCGGCTGCCCGCGATGCCGGCAACCGCGACGAGTTCTTCGCGATGACCGCGCGGCTGCTGGGTTCGGTGGCGCCCGGCGCGGTCGCCGAGGTGATCACCGGTACCGAAGAGGCACAGTTGTCCTTCCGCGGGGCGGTCGGCGAACTCGACGCCGGCGCTGCACCTTTCGTCGTGGTCGACCTCGGTGGTGGATCCACCGAACTGGTGCTCGGCACGGACGCGGGCGTCACCGCCGCCTTCTCCGCGGATATCGGTTGCGTGCGGATCAAGGAGCGCTGCCTGCATTCGGATCCACCGACGGCCGCCGAGATCGACGCCGCACGGGCGGTGGTGCGCGAACGCCTCGCCGAGGCGCTGTCGGTGGTCGAGGTCGGTGCCGCCCACACTTGGGTGGGCGTGGCGGGCACCTTCACCACGCTGGCCGCGCTGGCGCACCGGCTGCCGGTCTACGATCCGGCGGCGATTCATCTGTCCCGGACGGGTTTCAGCGATCTGCTGGCGGTCTGCGCGGATCTGTTGGAGATGACCGCCGAGCAACGCCTGGCGCTGGGGCCGATGCACGAGGGCCGCGCCGATGTGATCCCGGGTGGGGCGATCATCGTGCAGGAACTGACCCGCGTGCTGGCCGAGCGGGCCGGGTTGGGTGAACTCGTGGTCAGCGAGCACGACATCCTGGACGGCATAGCGCTATCCATCGCCTAG
- a CDS encoding propionyl-CoA synthetase — protein sequence MSGYRALFDASITDPSTFWADAAKGVTWTREPQRVLDDSNPPFYRWFPDGELNTCANALDRHIAERGDQAALIYDSPVTGTKRVYTYRELLDQTARFAGVLQGLGVAKGDRVVIYMPMVPEAVIAMLACARLGAVHSVVFGGFAGHELATRIDDARPTVVVSASCGIEPTRTVEYKPMLDAALRLAEHTTPKCVILQREQHPCELVEGRDVDWAQAMAAVQPVDPVPVAATDPLYVLYTSGTTGKPKGIVRDNGGHAVALLWTMRHLYDIEPGDVFWAASDVGWVVGHSYIVYAPLLLGATTVLYEGKPVGTPDAGAFWRVAAEHKVKALFTAPTAIRAIKKEDPDAKLLADYDLSGLKYLFQAGERLDPGTYEWASEKLGIPVIDHWWQTETGWAIAADPMGVEALPVKPGSATVPMPGYDVRVLRLDGSECEPGEEGSICIKLPLPPGTLPTLWGDGARYVSSYLSAFDGYYLTGDGGHIDADGYLFVVGRTDDVINVAGHRMSTGSIEAVLAGHPAVAECAVIGVADELKGQVPRGLVVLKSGASADGVADELIDAVRNDIGAVASFKLVDVVAALPKTRSGKILRKTMRGIADGRDEPVPSTIEDPSVLEALKETLQR from the coding sequence ATGTCCGGCTATCGCGCACTCTTCGACGCCAGTATCACCGACCCGTCGACCTTCTGGGCCGACGCCGCCAAGGGCGTCACCTGGACCAGGGAACCGCAGCGGGTGCTCGATGACAGCAACCCGCCGTTCTACCGCTGGTTCCCCGACGGGGAGCTCAACACCTGCGCCAACGCGCTGGACCGGCATATCGCCGAGCGCGGCGATCAGGCCGCGCTCATCTACGACTCCCCCGTCACCGGCACCAAGCGCGTGTACACCTACCGCGAGCTGCTGGACCAGACGGCCCGGTTCGCCGGCGTGCTGCAGGGGCTGGGGGTGGCCAAGGGGGACCGTGTCGTCATCTACATGCCGATGGTGCCCGAGGCCGTCATCGCCATGCTCGCCTGCGCGCGGCTCGGCGCGGTGCATTCGGTGGTCTTCGGCGGGTTCGCCGGGCACGAACTGGCCACCCGCATCGACGACGCCCGCCCGACGGTGGTGGTCTCGGCGTCTTGCGGTATCGAGCCGACCCGCACCGTCGAATACAAGCCGATGCTCGACGCGGCGCTGCGCCTCGCCGAGCACACCACCCCGAAATGCGTGATCCTGCAGCGCGAACAGCATCCGTGCGAGCTGGTCGAGGGCCGCGACGTGGACTGGGCGCAGGCGATGGCCGCCGTGCAACCGGTCGACCCGGTCCCGGTGGCCGCCACCGACCCGCTCTATGTGCTCTACACCTCGGGGACCACCGGGAAACCCAAGGGCATCGTCCGCGACAACGGCGGGCATGCGGTGGCCCTGCTGTGGACCATGCGCCACCTCTACGATATCGAGCCCGGCGACGTGTTCTGGGCCGCCTCCGATGTCGGCTGGGTGGTCGGGCACTCCTACATCGTGTACGCGCCGCTGCTGCTGGGCGCGACCACCGTTCTCTACGAGGGTAAGCCGGTGGGCACCCCCGACGCCGGCGCGTTCTGGCGGGTCGCCGCCGAGCACAAGGTGAAGGCGTTGTTCACCGCGCCGACCGCGATCCGGGCCATCAAGAAGGAGGATCCCGACGCGAAACTGCTTGCCGACTATGACCTTTCGGGGCTGAAGTACCTGTTCCAGGCCGGCGAGCGGCTGGACCCCGGCACCTACGAGTGGGCCTCGGAGAAGCTCGGCATCCCGGTCATCGACCACTGGTGGCAGACCGAGACCGGCTGGGCGATCGCCGCGGACCCGATGGGGGTGGAAGCGCTCCCCGTCAAACCCGGCTCGGCGACGGTTCCGATGCCCGGCTACGACGTGCGGGTGCTGCGCCTGGACGGCTCGGAATGCGAACCCGGCGAAGAGGGTTCGATCTGCATCAAGCTGCCGCTGCCACCCGGAACGCTGCCCACGCTGTGGGGAGATGGCGCTCGTTACGTGTCCTCGTATCTGTCGGCGTTCGACGGCTACTACCTCACCGGCGACGGCGGGCACATCGACGCCGACGGTTACCTTTTCGTGGTCGGGCGCACCGACGATGTGATCAACGTGGCCGGGCACCGGATGTCCACCGGATCGATCGAGGCGGTACTGGCCGGCCATCCCGCGGTGGCCGAATGCGCCGTGATCGGGGTGGCCGACGAGCTGAAGGGACAGGTGCCGCGCGGGTTGGTGGTGCTCAAGTCCGGCGCCTCGGCCGACGGCGTGGCCGACGAACTGATCGACGCGGTGCGCAACGACATCGGTGCGGTGGCGAGCTTCAAGCTGGTGGATGTGGTTGCCGCCCTTCCGAAGACCCGGTCGGGCAAGATCCTGCGCAAGACCATGCGTGGCATCGCCGACGGCCGCGACGAGCCGGTGCCGTCCACGATCGAGGACCCGTCGGTGCTGGAGGCTCTCAAGGAGACGCTGCAGCGCTGA
- a CDS encoding MPT63 family protein codes for MKTTSIAAAFAAAAIAAAGAITAYSAPSAIAEEQNAVNTTHLGSQAQLVDGNVVQGWTVTGLKVSTDTIPYQPQGTLWEATATDQAIQGSAIPIVSNFNARARDGQTYRALFGVATAQGVNPATLAPGQQTSGKIYFDVTGSAPDSVVYATNASDLIVWVTPPPAPSTGGSAAASGTRTYRAPAATSPSTSSTETSTTETPTTETPAAPASAEATTPVPTSVPAGSQGTPLPEGTAESAPVPAGSQGTPLPPGEPGLTPAGVQEAPAAVAPAPEGAVPAADGVAPAPVEGTLPGDEARIEGGSQGTPLPDGAAPVTTPVLAPPA; via the coding sequence GTGAAGACCACGAGCATCGCGGCCGCGTTTGCGGCCGCGGCCATCGCCGCCGCAGGGGCGATCACCGCGTACAGCGCGCCGAGCGCGATCGCCGAGGAGCAGAACGCCGTCAACACCACCCATCTGGGTAGCCAGGCCCAGCTGGTCGACGGCAATGTCGTGCAGGGCTGGACGGTCACCGGGCTGAAGGTCAGCACCGACACCATTCCCTATCAGCCGCAGGGCACCCTGTGGGAGGCCACCGCCACCGACCAGGCGATCCAGGGCAGCGCGATCCCCATCGTGTCCAACTTCAACGCCCGCGCCCGCGACGGCCAGACCTACCGGGCACTGTTCGGTGTCGCGACGGCGCAGGGTGTCAACCCCGCGACGCTGGCGCCGGGACAGCAGACCTCCGGAAAGATCTACTTCGACGTCACCGGCTCCGCGCCCGACAGCGTCGTCTACGCCACCAACGCCTCCGACCTGATCGTCTGGGTCACCCCGCCACCCGCACCGAGCACCGGCGGCAGCGCGGCGGCCAGCGGTACCCGCACCTATCGGGCTCCCGCCGCGACGTCGCCGTCCACCTCGAGCACCGAGACCTCGACCACCGAAACCCCGACCACCGAAACCCCGGCCGCTCCGGCGAGTGCCGAGGCCACCACCCCGGTGCCGACCTCGGTGCCGGCGGGTAGCCAGGGCACCCCGCTGCCCGAGGGCACCGCCGAGAGCGCCCCGGTCCCGGCCGGTAGCCAGGGCACCCCGCTTCCCCCGGGCGAGCCGGGCCTCACCCCCGCCGGTGTGCAGGAAGCTCCCGCGGCCGTCGCACCCGCGCCCGAGGGCGCAGTGCCGGCCGCAGACGGCGTCGCGCCGGCTCCCGTCGAGGGCACGCTGCCCGGTGACGAGGCCCGGATCGAAGGTGGCAGCCAGGGCACCCCGCTGCCCGACGGCGCGGCACCGGTCACCACCCCGGTGCTCGCACCGCCCGCCTGA
- a CDS encoding IS30 family transposase: MTSGRRFGSEVRREFYDRVCAGAPVKHAAVELGVSFQAGYQWWRKAGAMRLLNGKGKLGLAEPGDLTRAGGPGRRLSFTERVAIMRGLDAGLSYAAIGAQLGRDRSVIWREVTRHRTADGDYHAQLAHARAARAARRPKAFKLANPHLCAAVEAWMDDGWSPKLIAEVLARDHPGDKLARVSHETIYRSLYVQTRGQLRADLHKCLSTRRAARKPRGQAERRSRFDDVLRISQRPAEAADRAVPGHWEGDLIVGARGTSAIGTLVERSTRFTILLHLPVDHSAAAVAAAMLAAMGELPDHLRRSIAWDRGSEMAHWQDISLQLQAPVYFCDPHSPWQRGSNENTNRLLRHWFEKGTDLSGYTKADLQAIADKLNTRPRPTLDLDTPAQRMAALISQAA, from the coding sequence ATGACCAGTGGTCGACGGTTCGGGTCTGAGGTTCGGCGTGAGTTCTATGACCGGGTCTGTGCCGGTGCGCCGGTCAAGCACGCCGCGGTGGAATTGGGCGTGTCGTTTCAGGCCGGCTATCAATGGTGGCGCAAAGCTGGCGCGATGCGACTGCTCAACGGCAAGGGCAAGTTAGGGCTGGCCGAACCAGGTGATCTGACCCGAGCCGGCGGGCCGGGCCGGCGACTCAGTTTCACCGAACGCGTGGCGATCATGCGGGGCCTCGACGCGGGATTGAGCTATGCCGCGATCGGGGCGCAGCTAGGCCGGGACCGCTCGGTCATCTGGCGCGAGGTCACCCGCCACCGCACCGCCGACGGGGACTACCACGCCCAACTGGCCCATGCCCGGGCTGCTCGGGCGGCGCGGCGGCCCAAAGCGTTCAAACTCGCCAATCCTCACCTGTGCGCGGCGGTGGAGGCCTGGATGGACGACGGGTGGAGTCCCAAGCTGATCGCCGAGGTGTTGGCCCGCGATCACCCCGGTGACAAGCTGGCACGAGTGAGCCATGAGACCATCTACCGCAGCCTGTATGTGCAGACTCGTGGCCAACTCCGCGCTGATCTGCACAAATGCTTGTCCACCCGACGCGCGGCGCGCAAACCGCGCGGGCAGGCCGAACGGCGCAGCCGCTTCGACGACGTGCTGCGCATCAGTCAGCGGCCCGCCGAAGCCGCCGACCGGGCCGTGCCCGGGCATTGGGAGGGTGATCTGATCGTCGGCGCCCGGGGAACCAGCGCGATCGGCACCCTGGTCGAACGCAGCACCCGGTTCACCATCTTGTTGCACCTGCCCGTCGACCACAGCGCCGCTGCCGTCGCCGCAGCGATGCTCGCCGCGATGGGCGAGTTGCCCGATCATCTGCGCCGCTCGATCGCCTGGGATCGGGGCAGCGAGATGGCCCACTGGCAAGACATCTCACTGCAGCTGCAAGCCCCGGTGTATTTCTGCGACCCACACTCCCCGTGGCAGCGCGGCAGCAACGAGAACACCAATCGGCTGCTGCGCCACTGGTTCGAAAAGGGCACCGATCTGAGCGGCTACACCAAAGCCGACCTGCAAGCCATCGCCGACAAACTCAACACCCGACCACGCCCCACCCTCGACCTCGACACCCCAGCACAACGCATGGCCGCCCTCATTAGCCAAGCGGCCTAA
- a CDS encoding DUF501 domain-containing protein yields MVDQADLDAVAQQLGREPRGVLEIAYRCPNGEPAVVKTSPRLPDGTPFPTLYYLTHPVLTAAASRLESSGLMREMTDRLAQDPDLAAAYLRAHESFLAERDAIEPLGTTFTGGGMPDRVKCLHVVMAHSLAKGPGVNPFGDEALALLAAEPAMAGILDSAVWR; encoded by the coding sequence GTGGTTGACCAGGCCGATCTGGACGCCGTCGCGCAGCAACTCGGCCGTGAGCCGCGCGGCGTCCTGGAGATCGCATACCGCTGCCCCAACGGCGAACCGGCCGTGGTGAAGACGTCGCCGAGATTGCCCGACGGCACTCCCTTCCCGACGCTGTACTACCTGACCCACCCGGTGCTCACGGCCGCGGCGAGCCGGCTGGAGTCCTCCGGGCTGATGCGGGAGATGACCGATCGGCTGGCCCAGGACCCCGATCTGGCCGCGGCCTACCTGCGCGCCCACGAGTCCTTCCTCGCCGAACGCGATGCCATCGAGCCACTGGGCACGACGTTCACCGGCGGTGGTATGCCCGACCGGGTCAAGTGCCTGCACGTGGTGATGGCGCACTCGCTGGCCAAGGGGCCCGGGGTGAACCCGTTCGGCGACGAGGCGCTCGCGCTGCTGGCCGCCGAACCCGCGATGGCGGGAATTCTGGACAGCGCGGTGTGGCGATGA